From one Tsukamurella tyrosinosolvens genomic stretch:
- a CDS encoding type II toxin-antitoxin system VapC family toxin: MVICDTGPLVAAAIVSDPDYRPCVDMFAGMHMARRPIVIPAPVVAEVGYLLGTRGNPRIEASFLTSLADGTFRVESLTDQDYRRAAELVEQYGDLPLGTTDAAVVAVAERLNVVEVATLDHRHFTVVRPNHVAALTLLP; encoded by the coding sequence ATGGTCATATGCGATACGGGCCCGTTGGTCGCGGCCGCGATCGTCAGTGACCCCGACTACCGACCGTGCGTCGACATGTTCGCTGGGATGCATATGGCCCGGCGGCCGATCGTCATCCCCGCACCGGTGGTCGCGGAAGTCGGATACCTGCTGGGCACGCGGGGAAATCCCAGGATCGAGGCATCGTTCCTGACATCATTGGCCGACGGGACCTTTCGCGTCGAGAGCCTCACTGACCAGGACTATCGTCGGGCCGCCGAGCTGGTCGAGCAGTACGGTGACTTGCCTCTCGGCACGACCGACGCGGCGGTCGTCGCCGTGGCCGAGCGTCTGAACGTGGTCGAGGTTGCGACCCTTGATCACCGTCACTTCACGGTGGTACGCCCGAACCACGTGGCAGCGCTGACCCTTCTGCCGTGA
- a CDS encoding LCP family protein, whose protein sequence is MSDSPSRRGARHSRSADAKRAAAERAGEQPDGKRAGTRRRSVRAENEGDGAQSLRARPVPRAGDLSVDTRERLQRSGKVLIALITAIVIVVTGVAWFWWSRFAGDIVRGPSIAAKPDGATDILLVGTDSRTDAKGNPLTKQELARLNAGVDDGTLNTDTIILIRIPNDGKSATAISIPRDAYVAIPDQGKGKINSAFAGAANVTRDKAIANGDDEKTAVQKGNEDGRKALIETVANLTGVSVDRYAEIGLVGFSRLTNAVGGVDVCLKKPVNDPYSGARFKAGKQTLKGPQALSFVRQRHGLPRGDLDRVTRQQVFMASLASKILSTGTLTSPSKLSQLQDALSTSVTLDQEWDVMGFAKELANLSAGKVQFSTVPVVRDDGWSDDGQQSVVVVDPKQVQAYVAGLLGDKPGTTKPKATSASSSPAVPSVNRSSYTVDVVNGGTTSGLASSVSTFLGGKGFAQGSTGNASSSESSSSGKSAVLASSANDQGAKAVAALLGGLPVVASGAVQSGHVKVLIQDGYSGPGSSSDSGSDSDSAATTTSIPPGMTEALDPSEAARISSLLNRPGFTAQQDGGVPCVD, encoded by the coding sequence GTGTCCGACAGCCCCAGCCGACGCGGCGCACGCCATTCCCGGAGCGCCGACGCCAAGCGCGCAGCGGCAGAGCGCGCCGGTGAGCAGCCCGACGGCAAGCGCGCGGGGACGCGGCGCCGGAGCGTCCGCGCCGAGAACGAGGGCGACGGTGCGCAGTCCCTGCGGGCCCGGCCCGTCCCCCGCGCCGGGGACCTCTCCGTCGACACCCGGGAGCGGCTGCAGCGCAGCGGCAAGGTCCTCATCGCGCTGATCACGGCCATCGTGATCGTGGTGACGGGCGTGGCCTGGTTCTGGTGGTCCCGCTTCGCCGGCGACATCGTGCGCGGCCCGAGCATCGCGGCCAAGCCCGACGGTGCGACCGACATCCTGCTGGTGGGCACGGACTCGCGCACCGACGCCAAGGGCAACCCGCTCACCAAGCAGGAGCTGGCGCGACTCAACGCGGGTGTCGACGACGGCACCCTGAACACCGACACCATCATCCTCATCCGCATCCCCAACGACGGGAAGTCGGCCACCGCGATCTCGATCCCCCGCGACGCCTACGTGGCGATCCCGGACCAGGGCAAGGGCAAGATCAACTCCGCCTTCGCGGGCGCCGCGAACGTGACCCGTGACAAGGCCATCGCGAACGGCGACGACGAGAAGACCGCCGTGCAGAAGGGCAACGAGGACGGCCGCAAGGCGCTCATCGAGACCGTCGCGAACCTCACCGGCGTCTCCGTCGACCGGTACGCGGAGATCGGCCTCGTCGGCTTCTCCCGCCTGACCAACGCGGTCGGCGGCGTCGACGTGTGCCTGAAGAAGCCCGTCAACGACCCCTACTCGGGCGCGCGGTTCAAAGCCGGCAAGCAGACGCTCAAGGGCCCGCAGGCGCTGAGCTTCGTGCGGCAGCGCCACGGCCTTCCCCGCGGCGACCTCGACCGCGTCACGCGCCAGCAGGTGTTCATGGCCTCGCTGGCCAGCAAGATCCTCTCCACGGGCACCCTGACCAGCCCCAGCAAGCTCAGCCAACTGCAGGACGCGCTGTCCACGTCCGTCACGCTCGACCAGGAGTGGGACGTGATGGGCTTCGCGAAGGAGCTGGCGAACCTCTCGGCCGGGAAGGTCCAGTTCTCGACGGTGCCCGTCGTCCGCGACGACGGCTGGAGCGACGACGGCCAGCAGTCTGTCGTGGTCGTCGATCCCAAGCAGGTCCAGGCGTACGTCGCGGGGCTGCTCGGCGACAAGCCGGGCACCACGAAGCCGAAGGCCACCTCGGCGAGCTCGTCGCCGGCGGTCCCGTCGGTGAACCGCTCCTCGTACACGGTGGACGTCGTGAACGGGGGCACCACGTCGGGCCTCGCGAGCAGCGTCTCGACCTTCCTCGGCGGCAAGGGCTTCGCGCAGGGCTCCACGGGCAACGCCTCGTCCTCCGAGTCGTCGTCCAGCGGTAAGAGCGCGGTCCTGGCGAGCTCGGCGAACGACCAGGGCGCGAAGGCCGTGGCCGCGCTGCTCGGCGGGCTGCCCGTGGTGGCGAGCGGCGCCGTGCAGTCCGGGCACGTCAAGGTCCTGATCCAGGACGGCTACAGCGGCCCCGGCTCGTCCAGCGACTCCGGCTCGGACTCCGATTCCGCGGCGACGACCACGTCGATCCCGCCGGGCATGACCGAGGCGCTCGATCCCAGCGAGGCGGCGCGCATCAGCTCGCTGCTCAACCGCCCGGGCTTCACCGCCCAGCAGGACGGAGGCGTGCCGTGCGTGGACTGA
- a CDS encoding glycosyltransferase family 2 protein: MPGTDKALPTLAVVTVTYSPGEHLENFLTSIDGAFSGAAPRVLMADNGSVDGSPEAAEAAHPEAELLRTGANLGYGGAINYAVARLDLGALDWLLISNPDVVFGPGSIDALIEAAARHPRAGSLGPLIRDPDGTVYPSARNVPSMRFGIGHALLGTVWKSNPWTRAYQQSQAEVAEREAGWLSGSCLLVRPEAFAEIGGFDDRYFMYMEDVDFGDRLARAGWSNVYVPTAEIVHAKGHAAGKVPELMLPAHHASAYRFFADRHPGPAAAPLRAAMKVGLAARSRISVLAATRRRKGE; encoded by the coding sequence GTGCCCGGAACCGACAAAGCGCTGCCCACGCTCGCCGTGGTCACCGTCACCTATTCGCCGGGTGAACACCTCGAGAACTTCCTGACCAGCATCGACGGTGCCTTCTCCGGCGCCGCGCCGCGCGTCCTCATGGCCGACAACGGCTCCGTCGACGGGTCCCCCGAGGCGGCCGAGGCCGCCCACCCGGAGGCCGAGCTGCTCCGCACCGGAGCGAACCTCGGCTACGGCGGCGCGATCAACTACGCCGTCGCGCGCCTGGACCTCGGCGCGCTCGACTGGTTGCTCATCAGCAACCCGGACGTCGTCTTCGGCCCGGGATCGATCGACGCCCTCATCGAGGCGGCCGCGCGGCACCCCCGCGCCGGATCGCTGGGCCCGCTGATCCGCGACCCCGACGGCACCGTCTACCCGTCGGCCCGGAACGTGCCCAGCATGCGGTTCGGGATCGGGCACGCGCTGCTCGGCACCGTCTGGAAGTCGAACCCGTGGACCCGGGCCTACCAGCAGTCGCAGGCCGAGGTGGCCGAGCGCGAGGCCGGCTGGCTCTCGGGCTCCTGCCTGCTGGTGCGGCCGGAGGCCTTCGCGGAGATCGGCGGCTTCGACGACCGCTACTTCATGTACATGGAGGACGTCGACTTCGGCGACCGGCTCGCCCGCGCCGGCTGGAGCAACGTCTACGTCCCGACGGCGGAGATCGTGCACGCCAAGGGCCACGCGGCGGGAAAGGTGCCGGAGCTCATGCTCCCCGCGCACCACGCCTCCGCGTACCGGTTCTTCGCCGACCGGCACCCCGGTCCGGCGGCCGCGCCCTTGCGCGCGGCGATGAAGGTGGGGCTGGCCGCGCGCTCGCGGATCAGTGTTCTCGCGGCGACGCGGAGACGAAAAGGGGAATGA
- a CDS encoding O-methyltransferase, which translates to MSDSAASALVTYAENAIVEDEAMSSARERAADLGVDAVSPSVGALLSVFAAAGGAKSVVEVGTGAGISGLWLLSGMRPDSVLTTIDSEQEFQAAAKIGFQQAGVAANRTRLINGHALDVLPRLADAAYDLIFLDGEPVDHPRYVIDAVRLLRPGGVVVVNLGDAGYRIPDPEAYDDEAFAAREATRIIAADENLLPVILPLGGGLVAAAKAFVPPEQ; encoded by the coding sequence GTGTCTGACTCCGCCGCATCCGCCCTCGTCACGTACGCCGAGAACGCCATCGTCGAGGACGAGGCGATGTCCTCCGCCCGCGAGCGCGCCGCCGACCTGGGCGTCGACGCCGTCTCCCCGTCGGTGGGTGCCCTGCTGTCGGTGTTCGCCGCGGCGGGCGGCGCGAAGTCCGTGGTCGAGGTCGGGACGGGAGCCGGGATCAGCGGCCTGTGGCTGCTCTCGGGCATGCGCCCCGATTCGGTGCTCACGACGATCGACTCGGAGCAGGAGTTCCAGGCCGCCGCGAAGATCGGCTTCCAGCAGGCGGGCGTCGCCGCGAACCGCACGCGTCTCATCAACGGCCACGCCCTCGACGTGCTGCCCCGCCTCGCCGACGCCGCCTACGATCTCATCTTCCTCGACGGCGAGCCCGTCGATCACCCGCGCTACGTGATCGACGCGGTGCGCCTGCTCCGCCCCGGCGGCGTCGTCGTGGTGAACCTCGGCGACGCGGGCTACCGCATCCCCGATCCGGAGGCCTACGACGACGAGGCCTTCGCCGCCCGCGAGGCCACCCGCATCATCGCCGCCGACGAGAACCTGCTCCCCGTCATCCTCCCCCTGGGCGGCGGACTCGTCGCCGCCGCGAAGGCCTTCGTCCCCCCGGAGCAGTAG
- a CDS encoding TIGR03089 family protein: MRGLTVTDRLLVPIVQADGAAPRFTWYDDAAGARMGLSAITLGNWAAKCGNLLRDQYGLGPGDPVGVLLPAHWQTAGILFGAWWAGCEVRFGESGDVTFAAPDRLDEAEGDEILAVGLDAFGLAVPDLPPGIDDYTTEVRVHPDAFTPGGAGTTLAGDDAEIVLARSTALAASAGYAAGDRVLSTREWRTVDDLYDGLLAPFAAPASVIHVSHPDPAKLTDKFATEKATARVA; the protein is encoded by the coding sequence GTGCGTGGACTGACGGTGACCGACCGGCTGCTCGTGCCGATCGTCCAGGCGGACGGTGCCGCACCCCGGTTCACCTGGTACGACGATGCCGCCGGCGCCCGGATGGGCCTGTCGGCGATCACGCTGGGCAATTGGGCCGCCAAGTGCGGCAACCTGCTCCGCGACCAGTACGGCCTCGGCCCGGGCGACCCCGTCGGGGTGCTGCTGCCGGCGCACTGGCAGACCGCGGGGATCCTGTTCGGCGCCTGGTGGGCCGGCTGCGAGGTCCGCTTCGGCGAGTCCGGCGACGTGACCTTCGCCGCCCCCGACCGCCTCGACGAGGCGGAGGGCGACGAGATCCTGGCCGTCGGCCTCGACGCCTTCGGCCTGGCCGTGCCCGACCTGCCGCCGGGCATCGACGACTACACCACCGAGGTGCGCGTGCACCCCGACGCCTTCACGCCGGGCGGGGCGGGCACCACCCTCGCGGGCGACGACGCCGAGATCGTGCTGGCCCGCTCGACGGCGCTGGCCGCGTCCGCCGGCTACGCCGCCGGCGACCGGGTGCTCTCCACGCGGGAGTGGCGCACCGTCGACGACCTGTACGACGGCCTGCTCGCCCCCTTCGCCGCGCCCGCGTCGGTCATCCACGTCTCCCACCCGGACCCCGCGAAGCTGACGGACAAGTTCGCCACCGAGAAGGCCACCGCCCGCGTCGCCTGA
- the sigE gene encoding RNA polymerase sigma factor SigE, translating to MALARKAGPRQEPQPQAAYATFDDERAAEPAGTAAFDASGDRADMPTWDELVREHADRVYRLAYRLSGNAQDAEDLTQETFIRVFRSLQSYEPGTFEGWLHRITTNLFLDMVRRRNRIRMEALPEDYERVPSSDPDPGQIYADANLGPQLQNALDALAPEFRAAVVLADIEGLSYEEVAATLGVKLGTVRSRIHRGRKSIREALANQGLTSSAALAY from the coding sequence ATGGCCCTGGCCCGCAAGGCCGGACCCCGGCAGGAGCCGCAGCCCCAGGCTGCGTACGCGACGTTCGACGACGAGCGCGCTGCCGAACCCGCGGGTACCGCCGCATTCGATGCGTCGGGCGACCGTGCTGACATGCCCACCTGGGACGAACTCGTCCGCGAGCACGCCGACCGCGTGTACCGCCTCGCCTACCGCCTCTCCGGCAACGCGCAGGACGCCGAGGACCTCACCCAGGAGACCTTCATCCGCGTCTTCCGCAGCCTCCAGAGCTACGAGCCCGGCACCTTCGAGGGCTGGCTGCACCGCATCACCACGAACCTGTTCCTCGACATGGTCCGCCGCCGCAACCGCATCCGCATGGAGGCGCTGCCGGAGGACTACGAACGCGTACCGTCGAGCGACCCGGACCCCGGCCAGATCTACGCGGACGCCAACCTCGGCCCGCAGCTGCAGAACGCGCTCGACGCGCTGGCGCCGGAGTTCCGCGCCGCCGTCGTCCTCGCCGACATCGAGGGCCTCTCCTACGAGGAGGTCGCGGCCACCCTGGGTGTGAAGCTCGGCACGGTACGCTCGCGCATCCATCGCGGTCGCAAGTCCATCCGCGAGGCACTGGCGAATCAGGGGCTGACCAGCAGCGCCGCGCTCGCCTACTGA
- the rfbD gene encoding dTDP-4-dehydrorhamnose reductase yields the protein MELVITGASGQLGSALVAEAAGRGIAARALGRAHLDVTSPQSVAELALGPSTVLINCAAHTAVDAAESEPDAAAALNAVAPGLLAARCAATGARLVHVSTDYVFGPAPVPPRPWEPGDPTGPASVYGRTKLSGEEAARAADPRTVVVRTAWVYTGRTAGPDGGTAWAPDFVGTMGRLADGDVDPKVVDDQTGSPTYAPDLAAGLLDLAVLLGAEPERPGAVLHAAGGGAATWFDVARGVFARVGADPGRVTPCTTADFPRPAPRPAYSVLSSAAWAAWGLAPLPDWRDALDRALAAPAQPAR from the coding sequence GTGGAACTGGTGATCACCGGCGCGTCCGGACAACTGGGATCGGCGCTGGTCGCGGAGGCCGCCGGCCGCGGAATCGCGGCCCGCGCGCTGGGGCGCGCCCATCTCGATGTGACTTCGCCACAATCGGTCGCCGAGCTCGCGCTGGGCCCGTCGACGGTGCTGATCAACTGCGCGGCGCACACCGCCGTCGACGCGGCGGAGTCCGAGCCGGACGCCGCCGCGGCCCTCAACGCGGTCGCCCCCGGCCTGCTCGCCGCGCGGTGCGCCGCCACCGGCGCGCGGCTCGTGCACGTCTCGACCGACTACGTCTTCGGACCCGCACCGGTGCCCCCGCGGCCGTGGGAGCCGGGCGACCCGACGGGACCCGCGAGCGTCTACGGGCGCACCAAGCTCTCCGGAGAGGAGGCCGCCCGGGCCGCCGACCCGCGGACCGTCGTGGTGCGGACCGCCTGGGTGTACACGGGGCGCACGGCCGGCCCCGACGGCGGTACCGCCTGGGCGCCGGACTTCGTGGGGACGATGGGGCGGCTCGCCGACGGCGACGTCGACCCGAAGGTCGTCGACGACCAGACCGGCTCGCCCACCTACGCGCCCGACCTCGCCGCGGGGCTGCTCGACCTCGCCGTCCTCCTCGGCGCGGAGCCGGAGCGGCCCGGCGCGGTGCTGCACGCCGCCGGCGGCGGGGCCGCCACGTGGTTCGACGTGGCCCGCGGCGTCTTCGCCCGGGTGGGCGCGGACCCCGGGCGGGTCACGCCGTGCACGACCGCCGACTTCCCGCGGCCGGCGCCGCGCCCGGCGTACTCGGTGCTGTCGTCCGCCGCGTGGGCGGCGTGGGGGCTGGCGCCGCTGCCGGACTGGCGCGACGCACTGGACCGGGCGCTGGCCGCACCCGCACAGCCCGCCCGGTAA
- a CDS encoding aminoglycoside phosphotransferase family protein — MRPEHERSRGGAHRPGGVDIPAELDARRRLGPDWEGWLDRLPRLADDVLAEWRLAPSGEVRAGRASLVVPVRGPDGEAVLKLAFDGAEETAQEHLALQHWGGDGAVRLMRADPARRALLLEKLGKRDLTQEWDLEACEIVAGLYGRLHRLAPGRLRPLTGVLRAGLDALEADRRHVPVPPRLVDLALARGRAFVDDPESVGRIVHGDLHFANVLAADRAPWLAIAPRPTSGDPHYEVAPLLWHRWEEMSGYVRESIQRRFYTVVEAAGFDEDRARDWVIVRMILGAHRAVEGARRRDRALDADERDRITRCVTVAKAVQR, encoded by the coding sequence GTGAGACCCGAGCACGAGCGGTCCCGCGGCGGCGCGCACCGACCGGGCGGCGTGGACATCCCGGCCGAGCTCGACGCGCGGCGCCGGCTCGGGCCGGACTGGGAGGGGTGGCTCGACCGGTTGCCGCGTCTCGCCGACGATGTGCTCGCCGAATGGCGGCTGGCACCGTCGGGGGAAGTGCGGGCCGGGCGCGCTTCGCTGGTCGTCCCGGTCCGCGGGCCGGACGGCGAGGCCGTCCTCAAGCTCGCCTTCGACGGTGCGGAGGAGACCGCACAGGAGCACCTGGCCCTGCAGCACTGGGGCGGCGACGGTGCCGTGCGCCTGATGCGCGCCGACCCCGCGCGGCGCGCGCTGCTGCTCGAGAAGCTCGGCAAGCGGGACCTGACGCAGGAGTGGGACCTGGAGGCGTGCGAGATCGTCGCGGGCCTGTACGGGCGGCTGCACCGGCTGGCTCCGGGGCGGCTGCGCCCGCTCACCGGAGTCCTGCGCGCGGGGCTCGACGCGCTCGAGGCGGACCGTCGGCACGTGCCGGTCCCGCCGCGGCTCGTCGACCTGGCGCTGGCCCGCGGCCGGGCGTTCGTCGACGACCCGGAATCGGTCGGGCGGATCGTCCACGGCGATCTGCACTTCGCGAACGTCCTCGCGGCGGACCGGGCTCCCTGGCTGGCGATCGCCCCGCGCCCGACGTCGGGCGATCCGCACTACGAGGTCGCGCCGCTGCTGTGGCACCGCTGGGAGGAGATGTCGGGCTACGTGCGCGAGTCCATCCAGCGCCGGTTCTACACCGTGGTCGAGGCGGCGGGATTCGACGAGGACCGCGCCCGGGACTGGGTGATCGTCCGGATGATCCTGGGTGCGCACCGGGCGGTGGAGGGCGCGCGCCGCAGGGACCGAGCGCTCGACGCGGACGAACGGGACCGGATCACGCGGTGCGTCACCGTCGCCAAGGCGGTGCAGCGGTAG
- a CDS encoding sugar phosphate nucleotidyltransferase gives MTSVDQDAGVDLSDVEAVILVGGKGTRLRPLTLSAPKPMLPTAGKPFLTHLLSRIRDAGIRRVVLGTSFKAEVFEEYFGDGSELGLELSYVVETEPLGTGGGIRNVLSAVKADTVLVFNGDVLGGSDIRAVVNTHREKDADVTMHLVRVPDPRAFGCVPTDATGRVTAFLEKTQDPPTDQINAGCYVFKRSVIEEIPAGRPVSVEREVFPALLNGGSRLYGHVDYGYWRDMGTPEDFVAGSSDLVRGIAPSAALDGGRGECLIHPGASVAPGALVIGGSVVGRGAEIGAGARLDGAVVFDGVRIEAGAIVERSIIGFGAHIGPRARIREAVIGDGASVGARCELLHGARVWPGVELPDGGVRFSTDV, from the coding sequence ATGACCTCGGTGGATCAGGACGCCGGTGTGGACCTCAGTGACGTGGAGGCCGTGATCCTGGTGGGCGGCAAGGGCACACGCCTGCGCCCGCTCACCCTGTCGGCGCCCAAGCCGATGCTGCCCACGGCGGGCAAGCCCTTCCTCACCCACCTGCTCTCGCGGATCCGCGACGCCGGGATCCGCCGCGTGGTCCTGGGCACCTCCTTCAAGGCGGAGGTCTTCGAGGAGTACTTCGGCGACGGCTCCGAGTTGGGGCTCGAGCTCTCGTACGTCGTCGAGACCGAGCCGCTCGGCACCGGCGGCGGCATCCGCAACGTGCTGTCCGCGGTCAAGGCCGACACCGTGCTGGTCTTCAACGGCGACGTGCTCGGCGGCTCCGACATCCGCGCCGTCGTGAACACGCACCGCGAGAAGGACGCCGACGTCACGATGCACCTCGTGCGCGTGCCCGACCCCCGCGCCTTCGGCTGCGTGCCGACCGACGCCACCGGCCGGGTCACCGCCTTCCTCGAGAAGACCCAGGATCCGCCGACCGACCAGATCAACGCCGGCTGCTACGTCTTCAAGCGCTCGGTGATCGAGGAGATCCCCGCGGGCCGGCCGGTCTCGGTCGAGCGCGAGGTCTTCCCGGCCCTGCTCAACGGTGGCAGCCGCCTCTACGGCCACGTCGACTACGGCTACTGGCGCGACATGGGTACGCCCGAGGACTTCGTCGCCGGCAGCTCCGACCTGGTGCGCGGCATCGCCCCGTCGGCCGCCCTCGACGGTGGGCGCGGCGAGTGCCTCATCCACCCCGGCGCCTCCGTGGCGCCGGGCGCGCTGGTGATCGGCGGCTCCGTCGTCGGGCGCGGCGCGGAGATCGGCGCCGGCGCCCGGCTCGACGGCGCCGTCGTCTTCGACGGGGTGCGGATCGAGGCCGGCGCGATCGTCGAGCGGTCGATCATCGGCTTCGGCGCGCACATCGGGCCGCGGGCCCGCATCCGCGAGGCCGTCATCGGCGACGGTGCCTCCGTCGGCGCCCGGTGCGAACTGCTGCACGGAGCGCGCGTGTGGCCGGGCGTCGAGCTGCCCGACGGCGGCGTGCGGTTCTCGACGGACGTATAG
- a CDS encoding AMIN-like domain-containing (lipo)protein has translation MYSTTMRRALSGAAVLVLGAAVTACGQTGPVTAPSGIARPSSATTVTGTAPSRPGTATSAPPSATTTTSASVAPGSTMLKDLRTGARDGADRVVLEFTGATPPYRVTREAGPVVDCASGAVLGGPGEYLVVRAEPVGIFDHDGVSPYTGERTVAGPGNAVSRAIVTCHFEGQLQVAIKLTGNAQRYADSTLTGPGRIVVDVQQ, from the coding sequence GTGTATTCGACGACGATGCGTCGGGCACTGTCGGGGGCGGCGGTGCTCGTACTGGGGGCGGCGGTGACCGCGTGCGGCCAGACCGGGCCGGTGACGGCCCCGTCGGGCATCGCACGCCCGTCGTCGGCGACGACGGTGACGGGCACGGCACCGTCGAGGCCGGGGACGGCCACCAGCGCACCCCCGAGCGCGACGACCACGACGAGCGCCTCCGTCGCTCCGGGCTCGACGATGCTGAAGGACCTGCGGACCGGGGCGCGCGACGGCGCCGACCGGGTGGTGCTGGAGTTCACCGGGGCGACGCCGCCGTACCGGGTCACCCGCGAGGCGGGGCCGGTCGTCGACTGCGCGTCGGGCGCCGTGCTCGGCGGGCCGGGGGAGTACCTGGTGGTGCGCGCCGAGCCGGTGGGGATCTTCGACCACGACGGGGTCTCGCCGTACACGGGTGAGCGGACGGTCGCCGGACCCGGCAACGCCGTCTCGCGCGCGATCGTCACCTGCCACTTCGAGGGACAACTGCAGGTCGCGATCAAGCTCACCGGCAACGCGCAGCGCTACGCCGACTCCACCCTGACGGGGCCGGGACGCATCGTCGTCGACGTGCAGCAGTAG
- a CDS encoding SGNH/GDSL hydrolase family protein: MADFLRYVAIGDSFTEGVGDPDPTGTHEYRGWSDRVAEVLASRSADFGYANLAIRGKKMDQIVAEQLDPCLELAPDLVTVYAGANDLIRPSVDVDAVVAAYDALLSRLADSGATVVVWTAADTHGSGIFGALRGRFAIYNELVREIAAERGLLLLDYWRMKEYRDLRMWEFDRIHMSQPGHLRMAIEVLDVLGVPHALEVPDLGPEPVITPAEDRAIKKRWRREFAYPWISRRVRGISTGDGLPPKYPTLLRPVGVDAGEPEPAGEQS, encoded by the coding sequence GTGGCTGACTTCCTGCGGTACGTGGCGATCGGGGACTCGTTCACCGAGGGCGTCGGCGATCCCGATCCGACGGGGACGCACGAGTACCGGGGCTGGTCCGACCGGGTCGCCGAGGTGCTGGCCTCGCGCTCCGCGGACTTCGGGTACGCGAACCTGGCGATCCGCGGCAAGAAGATGGACCAGATCGTCGCCGAGCAACTGGATCCCTGCCTGGAGCTGGCCCCGGATCTCGTGACCGTATACGCCGGGGCGAACGACCTGATCCGGCCGTCGGTGGACGTCGACGCGGTGGTCGCGGCCTACGACGCGTTGCTGTCGCGGCTCGCGGACTCCGGCGCGACGGTGGTGGTGTGGACCGCCGCCGACACCCACGGCAGCGGGATCTTCGGCGCGCTCCGAGGCCGCTTCGCCATCTACAACGAGCTGGTCCGCGAGATCGCCGCCGAGCGGGGGCTGCTGCTGCTCGACTACTGGCGGATGAAGGAGTACCGAGACCTGCGGATGTGGGAGTTCGACCGGATCCACATGTCGCAGCCCGGGCATCTGCGGATGGCGATCGAGGTGCTCGACGTGCTGGGCGTGCCACACGCGCTCGAGGTCCCGGACCTGGGACCGGAGCCCGTGATCACCCCGGCCGAGGACCGCGCGATCAAGAAGCGCTGGCGTCGCGAGTTCGCCTACCCGTGGATCTCCCGCCGCGTGCGCGGCATCTCCACCGGCGACGGCCTGCCGCCGAAGTACCCCACGCTGCTGCGGCCCGTCGGGGTGGACGCCGGCGAGCCGGAACCAGCAGGCGAGCAGTCCTGA
- a CDS encoding acyl-CoA dehydrogenase codes for MAGNPDFDLFQLPEEHEELRAAIRALAERDIAPHAKDVDEKERFPQEALDALVASGFNAIHVPEEYEGQGADSVATCIVIEEVARVCGSSSLIPAVNKLGTMGLILNGSEELKQHVLPSLANGEAMASYALSEREAGSDAASMRTRARKDGDDWVLNGSKCWITNGGKSTWYTVMAVTDPEKGANGISSFIVHKDDPGFSVTGYEHKLGIKGSPTAELAFEECRIPAMRMIGDEGTGFKTALQTLDHTRPTIGAQAVGIAQGALDVAIEYIKDRKQFGKSISEFQGVQFMVADMAMRLEAARLMVYTAAARAERGEKNLGFISSASKCFASDVAMDVTTDAVQLLGGAGYTRDFPVERMMRDAKITQIYEGTNQVQRLVMSRQLLR; via the coding sequence ATGGCTGGCAACCCCGACTTCGACCTGTTCCAGCTCCCCGAGGAGCACGAGGAACTGCGCGCCGCCATCCGGGCGCTCGCCGAGCGCGACATCGCGCCGCACGCCAAGGACGTCGACGAGAAGGAGCGGTTCCCGCAGGAGGCGCTCGACGCGCTGGTCGCCAGCGGCTTCAACGCCATCCACGTCCCCGAGGAGTACGAGGGCCAGGGCGCCGACTCCGTCGCCACCTGCATCGTCATCGAGGAGGTGGCCCGCGTCTGCGGCAGCTCCTCGCTGATCCCCGCCGTGAACAAGCTCGGCACCATGGGCCTGATCCTCAACGGCTCCGAGGAGCTCAAGCAGCACGTGCTGCCGTCGCTCGCCAACGGCGAGGCCATGGCCTCCTACGCCCTCTCCGAGCGCGAGGCCGGCTCCGACGCCGCGTCGATGCGCACCCGCGCCCGCAAGGACGGCGACGACTGGGTCCTCAACGGCTCCAAGTGCTGGATCACCAACGGCGGCAAGTCCACCTGGTACACCGTCATGGCCGTCACCGACCCCGAGAAGGGCGCCAACGGGATCAGCTCCTTCATCGTGCACAAGGACGACCCGGGCTTCTCCGTCACCGGCTACGAGCACAAGCTGGGCATCAAGGGCAGCCCCACCGCCGAGTTGGCGTTCGAGGAGTGCCGCATCCCCGCCATGCGCATGATCGGCGACGAGGGAACCGGCTTCAAGACCGCGCTGCAGACCCTCGACCACACCCGCCCGACCATCGGCGCGCAGGCCGTCGGCATCGCGCAGGGCGCGCTCGACGTGGCGATCGAGTACATCAAGGACCGCAAGCAGTTCGGCAAGTCCATCTCCGAGTTCCAGGGCGTCCAGTTCATGGTCGCCGACATGGCGATGCGCCTCGAGGCCGCCCGCCTCATGGTCTACACCGCCGCCGCCCGCGCCGAGCGCGGCGAGAAGAACCTCGGCTTCATCAGCTCCGCGTCGAAGTGCTTCGCCTCCGACGTCGCGATGGACGTCACCACCGACGCCGTGCAGCTGCTCGGCGGCGCCGGCTACACCCGCGACTTCCCGGTCGAGCGGATGATGCGCGACGCCAAGATCACCCAGATCTACGAGGGCACCAACCAGGTGCAGCGCCTGGTCATGTCGCGGCAGCTGCTGCGCTGA